One stretch of Desulfocurvus vexinensis DSM 17965 DNA includes these proteins:
- the bioA gene encoding adenosylmethionine--8-amino-7-oxononanoate transaminase, protein MTHSPDGSPPPPVPMTDRELIAYDRAHIWHPYASMADPLPVHAVASASGVRLRLHDGRELVDGMASWWAAIHGYGHPVLVRALHEQAQAMAHVMFGGLTHRPAVELARLLVELTPAPLTRVFFADSGSVAVEVAIKMAHQYWLSRGETGRTRLLTVRGGYHGDTFQAMSVCDPVTGMHQAFEGVLARQVFAPAPGPAFGQPWAEAHSAEFARLLRAHRHELAAVILEPVVQGAGGMRFYSPDYLRRVRELCDETGVLLIADEIATGFGRTGRLFACQWADVAPDILCLGKALTGGTMTLAATLATDHVAETISQGRLGTLMHGPTFMANPLACAVALASVRLLLDSPWQQRVAAIEAGLRRGLEPCAGLGTVADVRVLGAIGVVETTRPVNMAAIQDFFVSRGVWVRPFGRLVYLMPPYCIAPADLDLLTAALAEAVARKEHFA, encoded by the coding sequence ATGACCCATTCCCCCGACGGCTCCCCGCCGCCCCCCGTGCCCATGACCGACCGCGAACTCATCGCCTACGACCGCGCCCACATCTGGCACCCCTACGCCAGCATGGCCGACCCGCTGCCCGTGCACGCCGTGGCCTCGGCCTCGGGGGTGCGTCTGCGGCTGCACGACGGGCGCGAGCTGGTGGACGGCATGGCCTCCTGGTGGGCGGCCATTCACGGCTACGGCCACCCCGTGCTGGTCCGCGCCCTGCACGAGCAGGCCCAGGCCATGGCCCACGTCATGTTCGGCGGGCTGACCCACCGCCCGGCGGTGGAGCTGGCCCGGCTGCTGGTGGAGCTGACCCCCGCCCCGCTCACGCGCGTGTTCTTCGCCGACTCGGGCTCCGTGGCCGTGGAAGTGGCCATCAAGATGGCCCACCAGTACTGGCTCTCGCGCGGGGAGACGGGCCGCACGCGGCTTCTGACCGTGCGCGGCGGCTACCACGGCGACACCTTCCAGGCCATGAGCGTGTGCGACCCCGTGACCGGGATGCACCAGGCCTTCGAGGGCGTGCTGGCGCGCCAGGTGTTCGCGCCCGCGCCGGGCCCGGCCTTCGGCCAGCCGTGGGCCGAGGCGCATAGTGCCGAATTCGCCCGGCTGCTGCGCGCCCACCGCCACGAGCTGGCGGCGGTGATCCTCGAGCCCGTGGTCCAGGGCGCGGGGGGCATGCGCTTCTACAGCCCGGACTACCTGCGCCGGGTGCGCGAGCTGTGCGACGAGACCGGCGTGCTGCTCATCGCCGACGAAATCGCCACCGGCTTCGGGCGTACCGGGCGGCTGTTCGCCTGCCAGTGGGCGGACGTGGCGCCGGACATCCTGTGCCTGGGCAAGGCCCTCACGGGCGGGACCATGACCCTGGCCGCCACCCTGGCCACGGACCATGTGGCCGAGACCATCTCGCAGGGTCGCCTGGGCACGCTGATGCACGGGCCGACCTTCATGGCCAACCCCCTGGCCTGCGCCGTGGCCCTGGCCAGCGTGCGCCTGCTGCTGGACTCACCCTGGCAGCAGCGCGTGGCGGCCATCGAGGCCGGGCTGCGCCGGGGCCTGGAACCCTGCGCCGGGCTGGGCACCGTGGCCGACGTGCGCGTGCTGGGGGCCATCGGCGTGGTGGAGACGACGCGCCCGGTGAACATGGCGGCGATCCAGGACTTTTTCGTCTCCCGGGGCGTGTGGGTGCGGCCCTTCGGCAGGCTGGTCTACCTCATGCCGCCCTACTGCATCGCCCCCGCCGACCTGGACCTGCTGACTGCGGCCCTGGCCGAAGCCGTGGCCCGCAAGGAGCATTTCGCATGA
- a CDS encoding anthranilate synthase component II codes for MRILLIDNDDSFTRNLEHLLVAETGARVVVLPRARLGGVRPGGWDLVVLSPGPGSPQDHPGHGPLLDSGLPVLGICLGLQIINAHLGGATGRLPGCVHGRAEAIVFAGRERLVARYHSLYLERVAEGLEVLAVNRDGAPMAARHVSRPLMGYQFHPESFLTPDGGFFIRHALEHLGLS; via the coding sequence ATGCGCATTCTGCTCATCGACAACGACGACAGCTTCACCCGCAACCTGGAACACCTGCTGGTGGCCGAAACCGGGGCGCGGGTGGTGGTGCTGCCGCGCGCCCGGCTGGGCGGGGTGCGCCCCGGGGGCTGGGATCTCGTGGTGCTCTCGCCCGGGCCGGGCAGCCCGCAGGACCATCCCGGCCACGGCCCGCTGCTGGACTCCGGCCTCCCGGTGCTGGGCATCTGCCTGGGCTTGCAGATCATCAACGCCCATCTGGGCGGCGCCACGGGGCGGCTGCCGGGCTGCGTCCACGGGCGCGCCGAGGCCATCGTCTTCGCCGGGCGGGAGCGCCTTGTGGCGCGCTACCACTCGCTGTACCTGGAGCGCGTGGCCGAGGGGCTCGAAGTCCTGGCCGTGAACCGTGACGGCGCGCCCATGGCTGCCCGTCACGTCTCCCGGCCCCTGATGGGCTACCAGTTTCACCCCGAATCCTTCCTGACCCCCGACGGGGGCTTCTTCATCCGCCATGCCCTGGAACACCTCGGGCTGTCTTGA
- a CDS encoding chorismate-binding protein, which yields MPWNTSGCLEPAAFAALAGTLASEGGADLFLSGPGCPGATRSMIGFAPRAELAAPAGTPAGALADFCFATPDPALGFVGYGHGLALRGVPSARPGALPGVLLRKYGAWLEYDAASRRASIGGPDAAAVRRLERLAQAPPAPRLFTPPAPGPVTASLSRAEYEAGVARALEHIRAGDVYQLNLSIRFGLHAPDLDAPGLFTHLWRTRPAPYYALLRHGPFEIVSTSPERFLRVVGGAVLSQPIKGTLALDGDRAACESRLAASPKEDAELSMIVDLVRNDMSGSCEYGSVRVGRHKAIFAVDGLLQMYSEVHGRLRPGRTCLDLLLEAFPPGSVTGCPKRRALEIIDALEPHARELYCGCLLVVRGEGDMDSSVAIRTGWKDARDGVFSFFAGSGIVVDSVPEMEYAETMAKAEKFLALGAR from the coding sequence ATGCCCTGGAACACCTCGGGCTGTCTTGAGCCCGCCGCCTTCGCGGCGCTGGCCGGGACCCTGGCCAGCGAGGGCGGGGCGGACCTGTTCCTCTCCGGCCCTGGCTGCCCGGGGGCCACGCGCAGCATGATCGGCTTTGCCCCGCGCGCGGAGCTGGCGGCCCCTGCCGGAACCCCGGCGGGGGCCCTGGCGGATTTCTGCTTCGCCACGCCGGACCCGGCCCTGGGCTTTGTGGGCTACGGCCACGGCCTGGCCCTGCGCGGGGTGCCCTCGGCCCGGCCCGGGGCGCTGCCCGGGGTGCTGTTGCGCAAGTACGGCGCCTGGCTGGAATACGACGCCGCCAGCCGCCGGGCGAGCATCGGCGGGCCCGACGCCGCCGCCGTGCGCCGCCTGGAGCGCCTGGCCCAGGCCCCGCCCGCGCCGCGCCTCTTCACGCCCCCCGCGCCCGGGCCCGTGACCGCCAGCCTGTCGCGCGCGGAGTACGAGGCCGGGGTGGCCCGGGCCCTGGAGCACATCCGCGCCGGGGACGTGTACCAGCTCAACCTGTCCATCCGCTTCGGGCTCCACGCGCCGGACCTGGACGCGCCGGGGCTCTTCACTCACCTGTGGCGCACGCGCCCGGCGCCGTACTACGCCCTGCTGCGCCACGGGCCCTTCGAGATCGTCTCCACCTCGCCGGAACGCTTCCTGCGCGTGGTCGGGGGTGCGGTGCTCTCGCAGCCCATCAAGGGCACCCTGGCCCTGGACGGGGACCGCGCGGCCTGCGAGAGCCGCCTGGCGGCCTCGCCCAAGGAGGACGCCGAACTGTCCATGATCGTCGATCTGGTGCGCAACGACATGTCGGGCTCCTGCGAGTACGGCTCGGTGCGCGTGGGGCGGCACAAGGCCATCTTCGCCGTGGACGGGCTGTTGCAGATGTATTCCGAGGTCCACGGTCGGCTGCGCCCCGGGCGGACCTGTCTGGATCTGCTGCTGGAGGCCTTCCCCCCGGGCTCGGTCACCGGCTGCCCCAAGCGCCGCGCCCTGGAGATCATCGACGCCCTGGAGCCCCACGCCCGCGAGCTGTATTGCGGCTGCCTGCTGGTGGTGCGCGGCGAGGGCGACATGGATTCCTCGGTGGCCATCCGCACCGGCTGGAAGGACGCGCGCGACGGTGTGTTTTCCTTTTTCGCGGGCAGCGGCATCGTCGTGGATTCCGTGCCGGAAATGGAGTATGCCGAAACCATGGCCAAGGCGGAGAAGTTCCTGGCCCTGGGGGCGCGATGA
- a CDS encoding aminotransferase class IV: MIFYHDGQMREGGLALDVGAEALRYGFGVFETLYWNGAAPCRLREHLARAHASLEALGAGCERCDMAAVIPEVAARSGLLHRPGRVNLLFPVQDGVARPVVCAAPYEPLAPDRALRLALSPRPLHSWLGAHKTMNHLFYHLEHRAALERGFDGAALAAPDGHLLETATAALVLADHGRLVTPAPPGAGDAAPGILPSVALACVAGALGVEARPVRLDELGRYAHAWALNSLMGMRPVARLGEVRFAPEFGPCAGADALIHAR; encoded by the coding sequence ATGATCTTCTATCACGACGGGCAGATGCGCGAGGGTGGCCTGGCCCTGGACGTGGGCGCCGAGGCGCTGCGCTACGGGTTTGGCGTGTTCGAGACGCTGTACTGGAACGGGGCGGCGCCCTGCCGCCTGCGCGAGCACCTGGCCCGGGCCCACGCCAGCCTGGAGGCCCTGGGCGCGGGCTGCGAGCGCTGCGACATGGCGGCGGTGATCCCCGAGGTGGCGGCGCGCAGCGGGCTGTTGCACCGGCCCGGGCGGGTGAACCTGCTGTTCCCGGTGCAGGACGGCGTGGCCCGGCCCGTGGTCTGCGCCGCGCCCTACGAGCCCCTGGCGCCGGACCGTGCCCTGCGCCTGGCGCTGTCGCCGCGCCCGCTGCACAGCTGGCTGGGGGCGCACAAGACCATGAACCACCTCTTCTACCACCTGGAGCACCGGGCGGCCCTGGAGCGCGGCTTCGACGGCGCGGCCCTGGCCGCGCCGGACGGGCACCTGCTGGAAACGGCCACGGCGGCCCTGGTCCTGGCGGACCACGGGCGACTGGTGACCCCGGCCCCGCCCGGAGCGGGCGACGCGGCCCCGGGCATCCTGCCCAGCGTGGCCCTGGCCTGCGTGGCTGGGGCTCTGGGCGTCGAGGCGCGCCCGGTGCGCCTGGACGAGCTGGGGCGCTACGCCCACGCCTGGGCGCTCAATTCGCTCATGGGCATGCGCCCGGTGGCACGGCTGGGCGAGGTGCGCTTTGCGCCCGAGTTCGGCCCCTGCGCCGGGGCCGACGCGTTGATCCACGCCCGCTGA
- a CDS encoding YeiH family protein, giving the protein MAENTAKANVVVDNAKASWSDLWTKEDYWAIWLGALLLIVGCMIFLPRPPAGMGEVFDKSNAIMQAEAERAPIKTVTWYQAQDAKEKIKASGEPYAKALSKWLTKPKGWSDNPLDSVMLTQAQADAKNAKAMPKYEEAKQKAAAALEAALAAESLAAGAGFQDEALNLAAEEKIDAWRKARNAEGKAKSKTEGKAYNMIPSLLALMVGLGLFFSIGIKAMGKDTVGFLKGFVVVFALATLAFLLGEQSTMKHYGVGDAVWAIFIGMLIANTIGTPKWVKPALEVEFFIKTGLVLLGAEVLFNKIIAIGVPGIFVAWVVTPIVLICTFIFGQKVLKIPSKTLNIVISADMSVCGTSAAIATAAACRAKKEELTMAIGLSLVFTAIMMIVMPMFIKATGMPYILGGAWMGGTIDATGAVAAAGAFLSEKALYVAATIKMIQNVLIGVTAFGVAVYWCTRVECEGGRTVGVGEIWNRFPKFVLGFLAASIAFSWIYASMGEDAGFTVIDQGILRVFTGSFRGWFFCLSFAAIGLATNFRELRHYFKGGKPLILYVCGQTFNLILTLLMAYIMFYKVFPEITAQI; this is encoded by the coding sequence ATGGCTGAAAACACCGCAAAGGCCAACGTTGTCGTCGACAACGCCAAGGCTTCCTGGTCCGACCTGTGGACCAAGGAAGACTACTGGGCCATCTGGCTCGGCGCCCTGCTGCTCATCGTCGGTTGCATGATCTTCCTGCCCCGCCCGCCCGCGGGCATGGGCGAGGTCTTCGACAAGTCCAACGCCATCATGCAGGCCGAGGCCGAGCGCGCGCCCATCAAGACCGTGACCTGGTACCAAGCCCAGGACGCCAAGGAGAAGATCAAGGCCAGCGGCGAGCCCTACGCCAAGGCTCTCTCCAAGTGGCTGACCAAGCCCAAGGGCTGGTCCGACAATCCCCTGGATTCCGTGATGCTCACCCAGGCGCAGGCCGACGCCAAGAACGCCAAGGCCATGCCCAAGTACGAGGAGGCCAAGCAGAAGGCCGCCGCCGCCCTGGAGGCGGCCCTGGCCGCCGAATCCCTGGCCGCCGGCGCCGGCTTCCAGGACGAGGCCCTGAATCTGGCCGCCGAGGAAAAGATCGACGCCTGGCGCAAGGCGCGCAACGCCGAGGGCAAGGCCAAGTCCAAGACCGAGGGCAAGGCCTACAACATGATCCCCAGCCTGCTGGCGCTGATGGTCGGCCTGGGCCTGTTCTTCTCCATTGGCATCAAGGCCATGGGCAAGGACACCGTGGGCTTCCTCAAGGGTTTCGTCGTGGTCTTCGCCCTGGCGACCCTGGCCTTCCTGCTGGGTGAGCAGTCCACCATGAAGCACTACGGCGTGGGCGATGCGGTGTGGGCCATCTTCATCGGCATGCTCATCGCCAACACCATCGGCACCCCCAAGTGGGTCAAGCCCGCCCTCGAGGTGGAGTTCTTCATCAAGACCGGCCTGGTGCTGCTGGGCGCCGAGGTGCTCTTCAACAAGATCATCGCCATCGGCGTGCCGGGCATCTTCGTGGCCTGGGTGGTCACGCCCATCGTGCTCATCTGCACCTTCATCTTCGGCCAGAAGGTGCTGAAGATCCCCTCCAAGACCCTGAACATCGTCATCTCCGCCGACATGTCCGTGTGCGGCACCTCGGCGGCCATCGCCACCGCCGCCGCCTGCCGGGCCAAGAAGGAAGAGCTGACCATGGCCATCGGCCTGTCGCTGGTCTTCACGGCCATCATGATGATCGTCATGCCCATGTTCATCAAGGCCACGGGCATGCCCTACATCCTGGGCGGCGCCTGGATGGGCGGCACCATCGACGCCACCGGCGCCGTGGCCGCTGCGGGCGCCTTCCTCTCCGAGAAGGCCCTGTACGTTGCCGCAACCATCAAGATGATCCAGAACGTGCTCATCGGCGTCACCGCCTTCGGCGTGGCCGTGTACTGGTGCACCCGCGTGGAATGCGAGGGTGGCCGCACCGTGGGCGTGGGCGAAATCTGGAACCGCTTCCCCAAGTTCGTGCTGGGCTTCCTGGCCGCCTCCATCGCCTTCTCCTGGATCTACGCCTCCATGGGCGAGGACGCCGGGTTCACGGTGATCGACCAGGGTATCCTGCGCGTCTTCACCGGCTCCTTCCGCGGCTGGTTCTTCTGTCTGTCCTTCGCCGCCATCGGCCTGGCCACCAACTTCCGTGAGCTGCGCCACTACTTCAAGGGCGGCAAGCCGCTCATCCTGTACGTGTGCGGCCAGACCTTCAACCTGATCCTGACCCTGCTCATGGCCTACATCATGTTCTACAAGGTGTTCCCCGAGATCACCGCGCAGATCTAG
- a CDS encoding carboxymuconolactone decarboxylase family protein: protein MGKLEEMNRRRKLAHTRLVGTGSKVYAAFLEMERAAYADGALPRKAKELVAVGISVVIDCESCMQWHIGQAAEAGATREEVLEAVEVGIEMGGGPATVSARFALEVMDAVFGA, encoded by the coding sequence ATGGGCAAGCTGGAAGAGATGAACAGGCGGCGCAAGCTGGCGCACACCCGGCTGGTGGGCACGGGTTCCAAGGTCTATGCGGCGTTCCTGGAGATGGAACGCGCGGCCTATGCCGACGGCGCCCTGCCGCGCAAGGCCAAGGAGCTGGTGGCCGTGGGCATTTCGGTGGTCATCGACTGCGAGTCGTGCATGCAGTGGCATATCGGCCAAGCCGCCGAGGCGGGCGCAACGCGCGAGGAGGTGCTCGAGGCCGTGGAGGTGGGCATCGAGATGGGCGGCGGCCCGGCCACGGTGTCGGCGCGCTTCGCGCTGGAGGTCATGGACGCCGTGTTCGGGGCCTGA
- a CDS encoding substrate-binding periplasmic protein, with translation MMDFSTLSTLSARGAARLLTALACAALLWAAWCLPALAGPGGVLVVARGDIPSPPLEYEQDGEVLGLHADLLRGAAARLGMTVEFHSVPWVRALHLARVGQVDAVSFVTRTPEREADMLFLEGNVLHVARSVLVALRGSAAARRWTGDLAALAGLRVGLVREVAFGGPIDTAPDLRRVEVESTQTLPGLLLRGRVDLALVKERSFLGHFQGDPVLERLVVLEPPVSQEPQYLAFSIAAARGGDLPLRFAAALAAFRASPQGRALAARALVP, from the coding sequence ATGATGGACTTTTCGACCCTTTCGACCCTTTCGGCCCGTGGGGCGGCGCGCCTGCTGACGGCCCTGGCCTGCGCCGCGCTGCTGTGGGCGGCGTGGTGCCTCCCGGCGTTGGCAGGCCCCGGGGGCGTGCTGGTGGTGGCCCGGGGGGACATCCCGTCCCCGCCCCTGGAATACGAGCAGGACGGCGAGGTCCTGGGCCTGCACGCGGATCTGCTGCGCGGTGCGGCGGCCCGCCTGGGCATGACCGTGGAATTCCATAGCGTGCCCTGGGTCCGGGCGCTGCACCTGGCGCGCGTGGGTCAGGTGGACGCCGTGAGCTTCGTGACCCGGACCCCGGAGCGCGAGGCGGACATGCTGTTTCTGGAGGGCAACGTGCTGCATGTCGCGCGCAGCGTGCTGGTCGCCCTGCGCGGGAGCGCCGCAGCGCGGCGCTGGACGGGCGATCTGGCGGCCCTGGCCGGGCTGCGGGTGGGGCTGGTGCGCGAGGTCGCCTTCGGCGGGCCCATCGACACGGCCCCGGACCTGCGGCGGGTGGAGGTGGAAAGCACGCAGACGCTGCCCGGGCTGCTGCTGCGCGGGAGGGTGGATCTGGCCCTGGTGAAGGAGCGGAGCTTTTTGGGCCATTTCCAGGGCGACCCGGTCCTGGAGCGGCTGGTCGTTCTTGAGCCGCCGGTGTCGCAGGAGCCGCAGTATCTGGCCTTTTCCATCGCCGCCGCCCGGGGCGGCGACCTGCCCCTGCGCTTTGCCGCCGCCTTGGCGGCGTTTCGCGCCTCGCCCCAAGGCCGGGCCCTGGCAGCCAGGGCCTTGGTGCCCTAG
- a CDS encoding 50S ribosomal protein L11 methyltransferase translates to MKTLLRITALVPPTLVDDLTLHLTLHVPGGWQEEEQPDGRTAFTLHLEQGAAAQALVQDLAARWPEAEITRDEVQEQDWALAWREFFTPVHAGSTFTVLPPWLADQAPEGRIPIVIEPKQAFGTGHHGTTALCLGALAGLRERGLLHAGDDFLDLGTGSGILALGCCLLGMHGVGLDIDPLAVENAVENRAINGADDRLHLAVGSLDALAPGRTFRLVLANILAGPLKTMAPELRARVAPGGCLVLSGILTEQADAVAEAYMALGLPAPRREHSAEWTALVWERVD, encoded by the coding sequence ATGAAGACCCTGCTGCGCATCACGGCCCTGGTGCCGCCGACCCTGGTGGACGACCTGACCCTGCATCTGACCCTGCACGTTCCCGGCGGCTGGCAGGAGGAGGAACAACCCGACGGGCGCACGGCCTTCACCCTGCACCTGGAGCAGGGCGCCGCCGCCCAGGCCCTGGTCCAGGACCTGGCCGCCCGCTGGCCCGAGGCCGAAATCACCCGCGACGAGGTGCAGGAGCAGGACTGGGCCCTGGCCTGGCGCGAATTCTTCACCCCGGTCCACGCCGGGAGCACCTTCACCGTACTGCCGCCCTGGCTGGCGGACCAGGCCCCCGAGGGGCGCATCCCCATCGTCATCGAGCCCAAGCAGGCCTTCGGCACCGGGCACCACGGCACCACGGCCCTGTGCCTGGGCGCCCTGGCCGGGCTGCGCGAGCGCGGCCTGCTGCACGCGGGCGACGATTTCCTGGACCTGGGCACCGGCTCGGGCATCCTGGCCCTGGGCTGCTGCCTGCTGGGCATGCACGGCGTGGGGCTGGACATCGACCCCCTGGCCGTCGAGAACGCCGTGGAGAACCGGGCCATCAACGGCGCGGACGACCGCCTGCATCTGGCCGTGGGCAGCCTGGACGCCCTGGCGCCCGGGCGCACCTTCCGCCTCGTGCTGGCCAACATCCTGGCCGGGCCCCTCAAGACCATGGCCCCGGAGCTGCGCGCCCGGGTGGCCCCGGGGGGCTGCCTGGTGCTCTCGGGCATCCTCACCGAGCAGGCCGACGCCGTGGCCGAGGCCTACATGGCCCTGGGCCTGCCCGCGCCGCGCCGCGAGCACAGCGCCGAATGGACGGCCCTGGTCTGGGAGCGGGTGGACTGA
- a CDS encoding aspartate aminotransferase family protein, giving the protein MSAFDDLKARDEQSICNTYGRYPLAIDRAQGCHVWDLDGKRYLDLVAGIAVCSLGHSRPELLEVITRQYAKLVHVSNLFYQREQSELAERLLATSHAGKVFFCNSGAEANEAAIKLARRFMRTVRGREAYEILTLSGSFHGRTLATVTATGQEKFRQYFEPLPGGFTTVPKGDLEAMRAAMGPQTAAVLVEVVQGEGGVRPLDGDYLRAVQALCRERDVLFMIDEVQTGMCRTGRFWAHQHHGLTPDVFTVAKPLAGGLPMGAMFATDEAARGLTPGTHATTFGGGALLCAVAAKVVDIMLDEDLAGRAEAMGAYARELFAGIAARNPGAIAEVRGLGLMLAVDLGRPAADVWRALLDRGFICNLTQETALRLVPPLVITREDLDAFAAALEDILRARP; this is encoded by the coding sequence ATGAGCGCTTTCGACGACCTGAAGGCCAGGGACGAACAGTCCATCTGCAACACCTATGGCCGCTATCCCCTGGCCATCGACCGGGCCCAGGGCTGCCACGTCTGGGACCTGGACGGCAAACGCTACCTCGACCTCGTGGCGGGCATCGCCGTGTGCAGCTTGGGCCACAGCCGCCCCGAGCTGCTGGAGGTCATCACCCGCCAGTACGCCAAGCTGGTCCACGTCTCCAACCTGTTCTACCAGCGCGAGCAGTCCGAGCTGGCCGAAAGGCTGCTGGCCACCAGCCACGCGGGCAAGGTCTTCTTCTGCAACTCCGGCGCCGAGGCCAACGAGGCGGCCATCAAGCTCGCCCGGCGCTTCATGCGCACCGTGCGCGGGCGCGAGGCCTACGAGATCCTGACCCTGTCGGGCTCCTTCCACGGCCGGACCCTGGCCACCGTGACCGCCACCGGGCAGGAGAAATTCCGCCAGTATTTCGAGCCGTTGCCCGGCGGGTTCACCACCGTGCCCAAGGGCGACCTGGAGGCCATGCGCGCCGCCATGGGCCCGCAGACCGCCGCCGTGCTGGTGGAGGTCGTCCAGGGCGAGGGCGGCGTGCGGCCCCTGGACGGCGACTACCTGCGCGCCGTGCAGGCCCTGTGCCGCGAGCGCGACGTGCTGTTCATGATCGACGAGGTGCAGACCGGCATGTGCCGCACGGGCCGCTTCTGGGCCCACCAGCACCACGGCCTGACCCCCGACGTGTTCACCGTGGCCAAGCCCCTGGCGGGCGGGCTGCCCATGGGCGCCATGTTCGCCACCGACGAGGCCGCGCGCGGACTGACCCCCGGCACCCACGCCACGACCTTCGGCGGCGGCGCCCTGCTGTGCGCCGTGGCCGCCAAGGTCGTGGACATCATGCTGGACGAGGATCTGGCAGGCCGGGCCGAGGCCATGGGCGCCTACGCCCGTGAGCTGTTCGCGGGCATCGCCGCGCGCAACCCCGGGGCCATCGCCGAGGTGCGCGGCCTGGGCCTGATGCTCGCCGTGGACCTGGGCCGCCCCGCCGCCGACGTGTGGCGCGCCCTGCTGGACCGGGGCTTCATCTGCAACCTGACCCAGGAAACGGCCCTGCGCCTAGTGCCACCCCTGGTCATCACCCGCGAGGACCTGGACGCCTTCGCCGCCGCCCTGGAAGACATCCTGCGCGCCCGACCCTAG
- the dut gene encoding dUTP diphosphatase — translation MPPAPPSAAPALPTVEVKVKYLRPLLEDAPPRPGTPGSAGIDLRACMDEDVVDIPAGGRHAFPTGMAIEITTPGVAGFVFSRSGLGTRQGLTVSQGVGVIDPDYRGEIIVSLLNTSGERRQIRRGERIAQLVLLPVYLAALVRAEELSDTSRAAGGFGHTGTV, via the coding sequence ATGCCCCCCGCCCCGCCGTCCGCCGCCCCGGCGCTCCCCACCGTCGAGGTCAAGGTCAAATACCTGCGCCCCCTGCTGGAGGACGCCCCGCCGCGCCCCGGCACCCCGGGCAGCGCAGGCATCGACCTGCGCGCCTGCATGGACGAGGACGTGGTGGACATCCCCGCCGGGGGGCGCCACGCCTTCCCCACGGGCATGGCCATCGAAATCACCACCCCCGGGGTGGCGGGCTTCGTGTTCTCGCGCAGCGGCCTGGGCACCCGCCAGGGGCTGACCGTCAGCCAGGGCGTGGGCGTCATCGACCCCGACTACCGCGGCGAAATCATCGTCTCGCTGCTCAACACCTCCGGCGAACGACGACAAATCCGGCGCGGGGAGCGCATCGCGCAGCTTGTGCTGCTGCCCGTGTACCTGGCGGCCCTGGTGCGGGCCGAGGAACTTTCCGACACCAGCCGCGCCGCCGGCGGGTTCGGTCATACCGGAACCGTGTAA